One Fusarium poae strain DAOMC 252244 chromosome 4, whole genome shotgun sequence DNA window includes the following coding sequences:
- a CDS encoding hypothetical protein (TransMembrane:2 (o35-54i66-84o)): protein MVNFSQQPSGQAFISQYGAVYVKALGTINPPGSSLITAAINTITIICILLWANIVGRRWSERILEFFGLHPCSVFTAMITMGGLSI from the exons ATGGTCAACTTCTCTCAACAGCCCAGCGGTCAGGCTTTTATATCTCAATATGGTGCGGTCTATGTCAAGGCTCTTGGCACTATCAATCCACCCGGATCCAGCTTGATCACTGCCGCTATCAACACAATCACAATCATTTGCATTCTTCTTTGGGCTAATATTGTTGGGCGGCG ATGGAGCGAACGGATCTTAGAGTTCTTTGGATTGCATCCTTGTAGCGTGTTTACTGCCATGATCACAATGGGAGGACTTAGCATTTAG